AATGGCTATAGCCTTGCGAGGAAGATCGTTTTTGAGGATGAGAACCTTGGTGTGCAAGACGAGATCCCCGGAACAGACGGTATAGTCGCGGATCTTCTGCTGCAGGTGCACAGGAGTTATCTGCCCGAGATCCGATCGATGAGGGCGATAGTCGATATCAGAGGACTGGCACATATAACGGGTGGCGGGCTTATCGATAATATTCCCAGAGTGCTTCCAGAAGGTTGTAGCGTGCGAATCGACAGATCTTCCTGGAATGTCCCTCCATTGTTCGAATATTTCCGTGAGAAAGGCGGAGTCAGCGACAGAGAGATGCACAGAGTCTTCAATATGGGAGTCGGAATGGTTGCGATCCTCCCTTCAGCCGATGACATTCTCGTAAAAACCGGAGATTACAGGTGGAAGCCGTTTAAAATAGGTGAGATAACAGAAGGTCCAGGAGATGTGGCCCTTGCATAGGAGGTTCTTCCTCCACTGGAATGACGACAATACTTGACACCTGCGAAAACCGATGATACGATTCGACATCGGATGATATTCTGTTTGGTTGTGAAGCCAACAGGCCTTATTATTAAGGCAATAGTGAGATAACTAAAAGAAAAACGACCATCGTGCGTAAAGAGAGGAGTCAGGTATGCTGACGATCACTAACAGGGATGCCGGCGGAGTGGTCATTCTGGATTTGGAAGGTCAGATCGACGGTGGACCGAAGTCTGAGAGAATACACGGGATCATCAAGGAAGGAATCGAGCAAGGACAGAAGAAGTTCGTGCTTAACCTCAGAGAAGTCAAATGGCTCAACTCACTTGGGGCGGGCGTCCTTATTGCTGCCTATGCCTCGGCCAAAAGGGAAGATGCGTTGTTGAAGCTTCACAGCGTCTCGGACCGCGTCGGCTCTGTGTTGAAGACCTGCGGTCTCATTCCTGAAGTATTCGATGTCTATGATGATGAAGCTGGCGCACTTTCCAGCTTCTGAACCGGTGTTGTTCAGCTGTAAACGGGAGAGAAAATGAAGATAAAGAAGAAAGAAATAGATGGGATCGCAGTACTTGAGCTTTCCGGCGAGATGTATGGCGGCCCCGATAATATGAAGCTGGTTGAAGTCGTATCCGAACTCGTCGAAGAGAAAAAGCTGGATCTCGTTATCAATCTGTCGAAAGTAAAGTGGATCTCCAGTACCGGTCTGGGTATTCTCGTCTCAGCCAGGTCGAGGTATGCGAAGGAGGGCGGAGTCATCAAACTTTGCCAGCCTAATGACAGGGTGCTGGGTATCCTTCAGGTTACCCGACTGAACCTGATTTTCGATGTTTTCAATTCAGTCAAGGAAGCTATCGAAAACCTGAAAAAATAGCCGGGATACATAAATCGAATACCGAAAGCGTCGGAGCGCCAGCTGTACAGCATTGGCTTCCGGCGCTTTTTTCATTGGCAGACTATCAATGGTGAGGCGGCGATCCCGTATCTTTCGAAGTCACTCATGGATGTCGAGAAATCGGTGCTGTCGTACGAACCGAGAATCTCACCTTCAGTAGATATCACAAGCAGACTGTTGTTTATTATGTCGATCAGGTAGAGGCTTCCGTTTGAATAAGCGATATCGCCCCACCTGCCGCTCGTGGTGTAGTCGTACAGGTCGAAGAAGACATTCGTCCACACCCCGTCGGGGGACAGCCTGCCTATGCTTATCTCGCTGGCAGTTCCGTTTAGTACGACATAGATCGTTCCCGTGCTGTCGGCACACATCCCTTCAGGAGTGAACGCGCCGGAGATAAGCGTGGAACTTTTTATGGTTCCGAAGTTGTTTCTCCCGTCCCATGCATATCCTGAAAGAGTGAATGATGGTCTGTTGCCGGTGATGATCCACGCGTCACGTGATACAGGTTCCACCGCCAGGCATTTCGTGCTGATGCTGCTTCTGCTTACTTCAGCGGCGAGTTCCGACGAGGGACAGAAGATGCCGTAAAGGCTGGTCGAATTGACTATTGTCAGGACGCTGCCGTAGTTCGGTTCCATCTCGATCTGTCCTGGAGAATCGAATGTATACCAGGATGTGAGTTCTTTAGTGTCGGGGTCGACTATGAAGATCTCTGTCTCAGAGGAGATAAAAAGATCGCCTCTTGAGTCGAAAGTAAGATCGATGATGGTCTCTGTGGTCTCCAGGATTTTTTCGTGGGTCTCTGCCAGCGGGTCGAACTCTATCAGGACAGATCCGCTTCCGGTCAACAGATCGGAACTGGTGGTCGTAATATAGATCCGGCCGGCGGGCCAGGCGCAGGCAGGAGCAAGAGACTCCTGCTCACATTCAGGGATCACCGCTGTCGCTGTGAATGCGGCGCCATCATCTGTGATCGTGGCTGTTACAGTTTGTTCACCAGTGGTCGATCCGAGGGTGAGCCAGGCAGACGCCAGACCGTCAGCGTCCGTTACCGCTGATGGGGTGATGTCCGAACCCGGGGCCGAAGTGGAGAAATCGATGGTCACGCCAGCGCGTGGATCATCAAGCAGGTCGGCTACTCTTGCAACGAGTGGTTCCGGGAGCGCAGCTCCTGCCCTTTCTGTCTGATTGTTGCCGGAGTAGACAGAGATGCGCAGCAGCCCATCTTCGTTATCTACTGGATTATCATCACTGCAGGAGACGGAAAGAACAAGGACCAACAGGAGAGAGAGTCCGGAGATATTCCGGATTGTTCCACATATATTTCTCATCGATCATCCCCCCATTCTGGAAGTATCGTTATTATCAGAGTCATAGTCCGATCAGTCTATTCCAAAGTGGAGAAAGGGTCAATGTATGAATGCAGATTGTCTTATCTTGTTAAGAAGCAAATAGTTGACGAATGCGCTTCTCTATGATATGCTGGACTTGAATCAGGAAAAATCATGGCGCTGAAAACTATCTTCATCTTGGGGGGAAAGATAATGTTGAAAGCGAAAGTATGCCTGTTGGTAGCCCTGTCTGCTTTTTTCATCATAACTACAGCTTCAGCCAGGGAGATCGACAAGAGCGGTCTTCGTCTGATGAAATCACTGCACGAAAACGAAAATCAGGAGTTCATCGACCAGGGAGCGAGGAGCCTCATGACGGCGACTGCTGTCGACTCCTATTGTCTCGTCTGGTACGATTTTGAAACGATGAACTGGCAGGGTTGGACGACTTTGGATAATACAGCAGATATCGATACTTTCTTTCACGTAGATGATTTTGCCGGGCTCGGTGGTGGAGATTATGGAGGTCTCTACGCCCTGGAAGGTACGAAGTCGATGTGGTGTGGAACCAGGCCGG
The window above is part of the Candidatus Latescibacterota bacterium genome. Proteins encoded here:
- a CDS encoding STAS domain-containing protein — translated: MKIKKKEIDGIAVLELSGEMYGGPDNMKLVEVVSELVEEKKLDLVINLSKVKWISSTGLGILVSARSRYAKEGGVIKLCQPNDRVLGILQVTRLNLIFDVFNSVKEAIENLKK
- a CDS encoding STAS domain-containing protein, which produces MLTITNRDAGGVVILDLEGQIDGGPKSERIHGIIKEGIEQGQKKFVLNLREVKWLNSLGAGVLIAAYASAKREDALLKLHSVSDRVGSVLKTCGLIPEVFDVYDDEAGALSSF